One genomic segment of Alicycliphilus denitrificans K601 includes these proteins:
- a CDS encoding VOC family protein, with protein MMKPAKNTICLWYDGGAEEAARFYARTFPDSSIGAIHHAPGDFPSGKQGNVLTVEFTVMGIPCLGLNGGPAFKHSEAFSFQIATSDQAETDRYWDAIVGNGGEESVCGWCRDKWGISWQITPVALTEAVTGPDRAAAKRAFDAMMQMRKIDIAAIEAARRG; from the coding sequence ATGATGAAACCCGCGAAGAACACGATTTGCCTTTGGTACGACGGCGGCGCCGAGGAGGCCGCGCGCTTCTACGCCCGGACTTTCCCCGACTCGTCAATCGGCGCGATCCACCACGCCCCGGGCGACTTTCCATCCGGCAAGCAAGGCAATGTATTGACCGTCGAATTCACGGTCATGGGGATCCCCTGCCTCGGGCTCAACGGCGGCCCCGCGTTCAAGCACAGCGAGGCCTTCTCGTTCCAGATCGCGACCTCGGACCAGGCGGAAACCGACCGGTACTGGGATGCGATCGTCGGCAACGGCGGCGAAGAAAGCGTATGCGGCTGGTGCAGGGACAAATGGGGCATTTCCTGGCAGATCACGCCGGTGGCCCTGACCGAGGCAGTCACCGGCCCTGATCGCGCGGCCGCGAAGCGTGCGTTCGACGCCATGATGCAGATGCGCAAGATCGACATCGCCGCCATCGAAGCGGCGCGCCGCGGGTGA
- a CDS encoding VOC family protein: MKPNPVVWFEIYVQDMERARRFYETVFQCTLQPLAAPAELDGGLQMLSFPGDMSTMGASGALVKMEGAPSDGGTLVYFACDDCAVEQGRAEAAGGQVSKPKFSIAPHGHIALVIDTEGNCIGLHSMQ; the protein is encoded by the coding sequence ATGAAACCCAATCCCGTCGTCTGGTTCGAAATCTATGTGCAGGACATGGAGCGCGCGCGGCGCTTCTATGAGACGGTATTCCAGTGCACGCTGCAACCGCTGGCGGCGCCCGCCGAGCTGGATGGCGGTCTGCAGATGCTGTCCTTTCCCGGTGACATGAGCACCATGGGCGCAAGCGGAGCACTGGTCAAGATGGAGGGCGCGCCCTCGGACGGCGGCACGCTGGTGTACTTCGCCTGCGACGATTGCGCCGTGGAGCAGGGCCGCGCCGAAGCCGCGGGAGGCCAGGTGTCCAAGCCCAAGTTTTCCATTGCGCCGCACGGGCACATTGCCCTCGTGATCGATACCGAAGGCAATTGCATCGGCCTGCATTCCATGCAGTGA
- a CDS encoding SRPBCC domain-containing protein: MSPAASNEIRTLCTTRVLAASPAAVFGAIADWRLISRWWGPAGFRSTFHTFDFRPGGRWIHTLHGPDGTDYANECRFTEIVACQRVVIEHTSAPWFELALTLAPQDGGTRIGWRQTFADTETCARLAPVCVPGNEQNLDRLAAVLADLAARR; encoded by the coding sequence ATGAGCCCTGCAGCATCCAACGAGATCCGCACGCTCTGCACCACGCGCGTGCTGGCCGCCTCGCCTGCGGCCGTATTCGGCGCCATTGCCGACTGGCGCCTGATCTCGCGCTGGTGGGGGCCGGCCGGCTTCCGCAGCACCTTCCACACGTTCGACTTCCGCCCGGGCGGACGCTGGATCCACACCCTGCACGGACCGGACGGCACCGACTACGCCAACGAATGCCGTTTCACCGAGATCGTGGCGTGCCAGCGCGTCGTGATCGAGCACACCAGCGCGCCCTGGTTCGAGCTGGCGCTCACCTTGGCGCCGCAGGACGGCGGCACCCGCATCGGCTGGCGCCAGACGTTCGCGGACACCGAGACCTGCGCGCGCCTGGCACCTGTCTGCGTGCCCGGCAACGAGCAGAACCTGGACCGGCTGGCCGCCGTGCTAGCCGACCTTGCGGCCAGGCGCTGA
- the rlmB gene encoding 23S rRNA (guanosine(2251)-2'-O)-methyltransferase RlmB gives MSSPKILFGFHAVGVRLKTAPQSIIEVYYEATRRDARMRQFLARAKEAGVRLIEADGLRLAKLAGSHGHQGVAARVQAVAQLHSLDDLLDQLEADGVANPLLLVLDGVTDPHNLGACLRVADGAGAHAVIAPKDHAVGISATVAKVASGAAETMPYFMVTNLARTLGELKERNIWVIGTSGDADKTLYQVDLKGPVALVLGAEGPGMRQLTRKTCDELVSIPMKGAVESLNVSVASAVCLYEALRQRG, from the coding sequence ATGTCTTCCCCCAAGATCCTGTTCGGCTTCCATGCCGTGGGCGTGCGCCTGAAGACGGCGCCGCAGTCCATCATCGAGGTGTATTACGAGGCCACGCGCCGCGACGCACGCATGCGCCAGTTCCTTGCGCGCGCCAAGGAAGCGGGCGTGCGCCTGATCGAGGCCGACGGCCTGCGCCTGGCCAAGCTGGCGGGCAGCCATGGACACCAGGGCGTGGCCGCGCGCGTGCAGGCCGTGGCGCAGCTGCATTCGCTGGACGATCTGCTCGACCAGCTGGAGGCCGACGGCGTGGCGAACCCGCTGCTGCTGGTGCTCGACGGCGTGACCGATCCGCACAACCTGGGGGCTTGCCTGCGCGTGGCCGACGGAGCGGGCGCGCACGCCGTGATAGCGCCCAAGGACCATGCCGTGGGAATCAGCGCCACCGTGGCCAAGGTGGCCAGCGGCGCGGCCGAGACCATGCCGTACTTCATGGTCACCAACCTGGCGCGCACGCTGGGTGAGCTCAAGGAACGCAACATCTGGGTCATCGGCACCAGCGGCGACGCCGACAAGACGCTCTACCAGGTGGACCTGAAGGGCCCCGTTGCGCTGGTGCTGGGCGCCGAGGGACCGGGCATGCGCCAGCTCACGCGTAAGACCTGCGACGAACTCGTAAGCATCCCGATGAAGGGAGCGGTGGAGAGTCTGAACGTTTCGGTGGCCAGCGCCGTGTGCCTGTACGAGGCGCTGCGCCAGCGCGGCTGA
- the sstT gene encoding serine/threonine transporter SstT, whose translation MILSPLLRRAQRTSLVSQIAIALILGVALAAAWPAATPAVAFLGHLFISALKAIAPVLVFVLVVAAIGNHRPGENTHMRPILLLYAIGTLAAAAVGVAASMWFPSTLALKGAAQAQAAPGAVSEVLLNVVGSIVANPVKALQDANYIGILAWAVALGVALRHASESTREMLQDGAQAVTRIIQWVIRCAPLGILGLVATTLAEAGAQALWGYAQLLAVLLGCMLFMALVVNPLIVFLTIRRNPYPLVLTCLRESGVTAFFTRSSAANIPINLALAKRLNLSEETYSIAIPLGATINMAGAAITISVLSLAAAHTLDIHVDVPTALLLCLVASVCACGASGVAGGSLLLIPLACSLFGIGNDMAMQVVGVGFIIGVLQDSAETALNSSTDVLFTAAACMAPRRA comes from the coding sequence ATGATCCTCTCTCCCCTGCTGCGCCGTGCGCAGCGCACCAGCCTGGTCTCCCAGATCGCGATCGCGCTGATCCTGGGCGTGGCGCTGGCCGCCGCCTGGCCCGCCGCCACGCCCGCCGTGGCATTTCTGGGCCATCTCTTCATCTCCGCGCTCAAGGCAATCGCCCCGGTGCTGGTGTTCGTGCTGGTGGTAGCCGCCATCGGCAACCACCGCCCGGGCGAGAACACGCACATGCGCCCGATCCTGCTGCTGTACGCCATTGGCACGCTGGCCGCGGCCGCCGTGGGCGTGGCCGCCAGCATGTGGTTTCCGAGCACCCTAGCGCTCAAGGGTGCAGCACAGGCGCAGGCTGCGCCGGGCGCGGTCTCGGAGGTGCTGCTCAACGTGGTGGGCAGCATCGTGGCCAACCCGGTCAAGGCGCTGCAGGATGCCAACTACATCGGCATCCTGGCCTGGGCCGTGGCCCTGGGCGTGGCGCTGCGCCACGCCAGCGAGTCCACGCGCGAGATGCTGCAGGACGGCGCGCAGGCCGTCACGCGGATCATCCAGTGGGTGATCCGCTGCGCGCCGCTGGGCATCCTGGGCCTGGTGGCCACCACCCTCGCCGAGGCGGGCGCGCAGGCACTGTGGGGCTATGCGCAGCTGCTGGCCGTGCTGCTGGGCTGCATGCTGTTCATGGCGCTGGTGGTCAATCCCCTGATCGTGTTCCTGACCATCCGCCGCAACCCCTACCCGCTCGTGCTCACCTGCCTGCGCGAGAGCGGCGTGACGGCCTTCTTCACGCGCAGCTCGGCCGCCAACATCCCCATCAACCTGGCACTGGCCAAGCGCCTGAACCTGAGCGAAGAGACCTACAGCATCGCCATCCCGCTGGGCGCCACGATCAACATGGCGGGCGCCGCCATCACCATCAGCGTGCTGTCGCTGGCGGCCGCCCACACCCTGGACATCCATGTGGACGTGCCCACGGCACTGCTGCTGTGCTTGGTGGCCTCGGTCTGCGCCTGCGGCGCCTCGGGCGTGGCCGGGGGCTCGCTGCTGCTGATCCCGCTGGCCTGCAGCCTGTTCGGCATCGGCAACGACATGGCCATGCAGGTCGTAGGCGTGGGCTTCATCATCGGTGTGCTGCAGGACTCGGCCGAGACGGCGCTCAATTCGTCCACCGACGTGCTGTTCACGGCGGCTGCCTGCATGGCACCCCGGCGCGCCTGA
- a CDS encoding ABC transporter ATP-binding protein, translating to MSEPFAAAATTTASESPVPPEPIIAVEHVYKSVTDSTGTLEILRDIDFRLAPQETAAIVGASGSGKSTLLSIIAGLDTPTRGTVRLAGQDLFALDEDERAALRARQVGFVFQSFQLLGNLTALENVMLPLELAGSRDARRRATEMLGRVGLGQRLSHYPKVLSGGEQQRVALARAFVVEPAVLLADEPTGSLDFATGETIMELMFALNREQGTTLVLVTHDRAIAARCDRRITIEAGRLV from the coding sequence ATGTCCGAACCCTTCGCCGCTGCGGCAACAACCACCGCTTCCGAGTCGCCCGTGCCCCCGGAGCCCATCATCGCGGTGGAGCATGTGTACAAGTCGGTCACCGACTCCACGGGCACGCTGGAGATTTTGCGGGATATCGATTTCCGCCTCGCGCCGCAGGAGACCGCCGCCATTGTCGGCGCCTCGGGGTCGGGCAAGAGCACGCTGCTGTCCATCATCGCAGGGCTGGATACGCCCACGCGCGGCACGGTGCGGCTGGCGGGGCAGGACCTGTTCGCGCTGGACGAGGACGAGCGTGCCGCGCTGCGCGCGCGCCAGGTGGGCTTCGTGTTCCAGAGCTTCCAGCTCCTGGGCAACCTCACGGCGCTGGAGAACGTGATGCTGCCGCTGGAGCTGGCCGGCAGCCGCGACGCGCGCCGCCGCGCGACCGAGATGCTGGGCCGCGTGGGTCTGGGCCAGCGCCTGTCGCACTATCCCAAGGTGCTCTCGGGTGGCGAGCAGCAGCGCGTGGCGCTGGCGCGCGCCTTCGTGGTCGAGCCGGCCGTGCTGCTGGCCGACGAGCCCACGGGCAGCCTGGATTTCGCCACCGGCGAGACCATCATGGAGCTGATGTTCGCCCTCAACCGCGAGCAGGGCACGACGCTGGTGCTGGTCACGCACGACCGCGCCATCGCCGCGCGCTGCGACCGGCGCATCACCATCGAGGCCGGGCGCCTGGTGTAG
- a CDS encoding arylesterase — protein MFRRDFIAAGALALLGTAPALAQQSRKAAARAPVILVVGDSLSAEYGLPRGSGWVALLEKRLAQEKIGATVVNASVSGDTTAGGRARLPALLRQHGPTHVVIELGANDALRGLPLTNTRDNLAWMVEQSQAAGARVLLVGMQMPPNYGADYARRFAALFEAVAKERKVPLVPFLLHGIADVPDSTALFQPDRIHPRAEAHPRMLDNVWPQLRKLL, from the coding sequence ATGTTTCGGCGTGACTTTATCGCGGCCGGCGCCCTGGCCCTGCTCGGCACGGCGCCTGCGCTCGCGCAGCAGAGCCGCAAGGCCGCCGCCAGGGCCCCCGTGATCCTGGTGGTGGGCGACTCGCTCAGCGCCGAATACGGCCTGCCGCGCGGCAGCGGCTGGGTGGCGCTGCTGGAGAAGCGGCTGGCCCAGGAAAAGATCGGCGCCACGGTGGTCAACGCTAGCGTGAGCGGCGACACCACGGCCGGCGGCCGCGCGCGATTGCCTGCGCTGCTCAGGCAGCACGGCCCCACGCACGTGGTGATCGAGCTGGGCGCCAACGACGCGCTGCGCGGCCTGCCCCTGACCAACACCCGGGACAACCTGGCATGGATGGTCGAGCAGTCACAGGCCGCCGGCGCGCGCGTGCTGCTGGTGGGCATGCAGATGCCGCCCAACTACGGTGCCGACTACGCACGCCGCTTCGCCGCCCTGTTCGAGGCCGTGGCCAAGGAACGCAAGGTCCCGCTGGTGCCGTTCCTGCTGCATGGCATTGCCGACGTGCCGGACTCCACGGCGCTGTTCCAGCCCGACCGCATCCATCCGCGCGCCGAGGCGCATCCGCGCATGCTCGACAATGTGTGGCCGCAGCTGCGCAAGCTGCTGTGA
- a CDS encoding DUF2189 domain-containing protein, whose protein sequence is MTDSPAPVSASAPAAPLVLTPLGWRDPFRWLARGLRDVAAAPGIALFYGGCFWLMALVLGWVFRASPEYTMSLVSGCLLVGPFLAMGLYETSRRRELGLPPQLGESITCWDSHMGSMGMLVLVLVVLELLWGRASLVVFAVFFNTGMPSTTGVVQAIFSPGNWQFIVVYLLVGGVFAALVFSSTVVSIPMILDRDTDALTAGIASVRVVLENPGVMLLWGALITALVVLSLWWTWGAGLLVVGPVLGHASWHAYRAAVAAPRAAEPAVSAPPQDGA, encoded by the coding sequence ATGACCGATTCCCCCGCGCCCGTATCCGCCAGCGCCCCTGCGGCCCCCCTGGTGCTCACCCCTCTGGGGTGGCGGGACCCGTTCCGCTGGCTTGCCAGGGGCCTGCGCGACGTGGCGGCGGCGCCCGGCATCGCCCTGTTCTATGGCGGCTGCTTCTGGCTCATGGCGCTGGTGCTGGGCTGGGTGTTCCGGGCCAGTCCCGAATACACCATGTCGCTGGTCAGCGGCTGCCTGCTCGTGGGGCCGTTCCTGGCCATGGGGCTGTACGAAACGAGCCGCAGGCGCGAGCTGGGCCTGCCGCCGCAACTGGGCGAGTCCATCACCTGCTGGGACAGCCACATGGGCAGCATGGGCATGCTGGTGCTCGTGCTCGTCGTGCTGGAACTGTTGTGGGGCAGGGCATCGCTGGTGGTGTTCGCGGTGTTCTTCAATACCGGCATGCCCTCCACCACGGGCGTGGTGCAGGCGATTTTCAGCCCTGGCAACTGGCAGTTCATCGTCGTCTACCTGCTGGTGGGCGGGGTGTTCGCGGCCCTGGTGTTCTCCAGCACGGTGGTGTCCATTCCGATGATCCTTGACCGCGACACCGACGCGCTGACGGCGGGCATCGCGAGCGTGCGCGTGGTGCTGGAAAACCCCGGCGTGATGCTGCTGTGGGGCGCGCTCATCACCGCGCTGGTCGTGCTCTCCCTGTGGTGGACCTGGGGGGCGGGCCTGCTCGTGGTCGGGCCGGTACTGGGCCATGCCAGCTGGCACGCCTACCGTGCGGCGGTGGCAGCACCCCGCGCCGCGGAGCCTGCCGTTTCCGCGCCCCCTCAGGACGGAGCCTGA
- a CDS encoding PLP-dependent transferase — translation MTQPPAPDLRTRLIHHDYRPPAGFEAPQPAVHKASTVIFPNVAAMRAREWKDKSSYTYGLHGTPTTYQLEERLATLEGGRQCLLAPSGLAAIATVSLALLRHGDEVLIPDNAYGPNKALAEVELRHYGIRHQVYDPLDPADLAARITDATRLVWLEAPGSVTLEFPDLPEQVRICRARGVTTALDNTWGAGLAFAPFDLAGDGQLGVDISVHALTKYPSGGGDVLMGSITTRDEALHLRMKLTHMRLGLGVGANDVEAVLRSLPSMALRYRAHDAAARALAQWMGTKAPVAQVLHPALPGSPGHEHWRALCGSAGGPEGAAAGLFSVVIDARHTQAQVDAFCDGLRLFRLGYSWGGPMSLVVPYDLPGMRERATPHLEAGTVVRFAVGLEAVEDLRQDLAQAMERAFAG, via the coding sequence ATGACCCAGCCACCTGCTCCAGACCTCCGCACCCGGCTCATCCACCACGACTACCGCCCGCCCGCGGGGTTCGAAGCGCCGCAACCGGCGGTGCACAAGGCGTCCACCGTCATCTTCCCGAACGTGGCCGCCATGCGCGCGCGCGAGTGGAAGGACAAGAGCAGCTACACCTACGGCCTGCACGGCACGCCCACCACCTACCAGCTCGAAGAGCGCCTGGCGACGCTGGAGGGCGGTCGCCAGTGCCTGCTGGCGCCCAGCGGCCTGGCTGCCATCGCCACCGTGTCGCTGGCCCTGCTGCGGCATGGCGACGAGGTGCTGATCCCGGACAACGCCTACGGCCCGAACAAGGCCCTGGCCGAGGTGGAGTTGCGCCACTACGGCATACGCCACCAGGTCTACGACCCGCTCGATCCGGCCGACCTGGCCGCCAGGATCACCGACGCGACGCGGCTCGTGTGGCTGGAGGCGCCGGGTTCGGTGACGCTCGAGTTCCCCGATCTGCCCGAGCAGGTGCGCATCTGCCGCGCGCGCGGTGTGACCACGGCGCTGGACAACACCTGGGGCGCGGGCCTGGCCTTCGCGCCGTTCGATCTCGCGGGCGATGGCCAACTGGGCGTGGACATCAGCGTGCATGCGCTCACCAAATACCCCAGCGGCGGCGGCGACGTGCTCATGGGCAGCATCACCACGCGCGACGAGGCGCTGCACCTGCGCATGAAGCTCACCCACATGCGCCTGGGCCTGGGCGTGGGCGCGAACGACGTCGAGGCCGTGCTGCGCTCCCTGCCCAGCATGGCGCTGCGCTACCGTGCGCACGACGCGGCGGCGCGCGCCCTGGCGCAGTGGATGGGCACGAAGGCGCCCGTGGCGCAGGTGCTGCACCCGGCGCTGCCGGGCTCGCCCGGCCACGAGCACTGGCGCGCCCTGTGCGGCAGCGCTGGCGGCCCCGAGGGCGCCGCGGCGGGCCTGTTCAGCGTGGTCATTGATGCGCGCCACACGCAGGCACAGGTGGATGCGTTTTGCGACGGCCTGCGCCTGTTCAGGCTGGGCTACAGCTGGGGCGGGCCCATGAGCCTGGTGGTGCCCTACGACCTGCCCGGCATGCGCGAGCGCGCCACGCCGCACCTCGAGGCCGGCACGGTGGTGCGCTTCGCGGTGGGGCTGGAGGCGGTGGAAGACCTGCGCCAGGACCTGGCGCAGGCCATGGAGCGCGCCTTCGCCGGCTGA
- a CDS encoding BON domain-containing protein: MDSTRSNPSMLRWTGLAAALAVALGLAGCNKTEEQTAGQRVDEAINKTEQAAQEAKKKAETAAGEMGDATRRAAAGAAALVDDAAITAKVKAGLAQDMDLGALKIDVDTSAGVVTLKGEVKSEQARERASQIAQAVSGVSSVENKLTVSGG; the protein is encoded by the coding sequence ATGGACAGTACACGTTCCAACCCTTCGATGCTGCGCTGGACGGGCCTGGCCGCAGCGCTGGCGGTGGCCCTGGGGCTGGCCGGCTGCAACAAGACCGAGGAGCAGACGGCGGGCCAGCGCGTGGACGAGGCGATCAACAAGACAGAACAGGCGGCCCAGGAGGCCAAAAAGAAGGCGGAGACCGCCGCCGGCGAAATGGGTGATGCCACGCGCCGCGCCGCGGCCGGCGCCGCCGCGCTGGTGGACGACGCGGCCATCACCGCCAAGGTCAAGGCGGGGCTGGCGCAGGACATGGACCTCGGCGCCCTCAAGATCGACGTGGACACGAGCGCGGGTGTGGTCACGCTCAAGGGCGAGGTGAAGTCCGAACAGGCGCGCGAGCGCGCGAGCCAGATCGCTCAGGCCGTGTCGGGCGTGAGCTCGGTGGAGAACAAGCTCACCGTTTCCGGCGGCTGA
- a CDS encoding SulP family inorganic anion transporter yields the protein MSIPVLHRWLPFLAWPRPTAALLQGEFWAGMTVGLMLVPQGVAYAALAGMPLVTGIYASLVPALVAVLWSSSTRLGVGPTALTSLLIGASLTGMAEPGSAQWVALAVWMALLSGLLQLVLGVVRFGWLLNLVTSPVLGGFTQAAALLILASQLPALLGLRTSWHALAESPSPHHFDFTALAFGLGSLALLVLARRWRPSFPAAIVVIALAAFVSWAMGYADADGAVIGHLPSGLPSPYWPGWLSWDDMGALVMPVMVITLVSFLETASSAKVEHQQGGTRWNENQDLIAHGMAKISSGLCGSFATSASFSRSAINLYAGAKTGWATLFALLLVLATLLWLTPALYHVPQSVLAAVVVAAITNLIKPGTMFRLWRISRVETAIGLATFGLTLATAPRMYWGVLVGLLMNLSHFLYQRLHPRIIEVGLHPDGSLRDRHLWQIAPLAPRVLALRMDAELDFASANALERRVADELAQRSDIQHLCLFALPINRIDVTGVEAFMRLRALLQSHGGMLHVSGIKLPVQRTLENAGALAPGPNFITYRTDAEAIAALQQTAAENSPA from the coding sequence ATGTCCATACCCGTATTGCACCGCTGGCTTCCCTTTCTGGCCTGGCCCCGCCCCACGGCCGCCCTCCTTCAGGGAGAGTTCTGGGCCGGCATGACCGTCGGGCTGATGCTGGTGCCTCAGGGCGTGGCCTATGCGGCGCTCGCCGGCATGCCGCTGGTGACGGGCATCTATGCATCGCTCGTGCCGGCCCTCGTGGCCGTGCTCTGGAGCTCCTCCACCCGCCTCGGCGTGGGTCCCACGGCGCTCACCAGCCTGCTCATAGGCGCATCACTCACCGGCATGGCCGAGCCCGGCAGCGCCCAATGGGTGGCCCTGGCCGTGTGGATGGCGCTGCTGTCGGGGCTGCTGCAGCTGGTGCTGGGCGTGGTGCGCTTCGGCTGGCTGCTCAACTTGGTGACGTCGCCCGTGCTGGGCGGCTTCACGCAGGCCGCGGCGCTGCTGATCCTGGCGTCGCAGCTGCCGGCGCTGCTCGGGCTACGCACCAGCTGGCACGCGCTGGCGGAGAGCCCGTCGCCGCACCACTTCGACTTCACCGCGCTGGCCTTCGGGTTGGGCAGCCTGGCGCTGCTGGTGCTAGCCCGGCGCTGGCGCCCGAGCTTTCCGGCCGCCATCGTGGTGATCGCCCTGGCGGCCTTTGTCAGTTGGGCCATGGGCTACGCGGATGCCGACGGCGCCGTGATCGGCCACCTGCCCTCGGGCCTGCCCTCGCCGTATTGGCCGGGGTGGCTGTCGTGGGACGACATGGGTGCCCTGGTGATGCCGGTGATGGTGATCACGCTGGTCAGTTTCCTGGAAACCGCGTCGAGCGCCAAGGTGGAGCACCAGCAGGGCGGCACGCGCTGGAACGAGAACCAGGACCTGATCGCCCACGGCATGGCCAAGATCAGCTCGGGCCTGTGCGGCAGCTTCGCCACCAGCGCCTCGTTCTCGCGCTCTGCGATCAACCTGTACGCGGGCGCCAAGACCGGCTGGGCCACGCTGTTCGCGCTGCTGCTGGTGCTGGCCACGCTGCTGTGGCTCACGCCCGCGCTCTACCACGTGCCGCAGTCAGTGCTGGCCGCGGTGGTGGTGGCCGCCATCACGAACCTGATCAAGCCCGGCACCATGTTCAGGCTGTGGCGCATCTCGCGGGTGGAGACGGCCATCGGCCTGGCGACCTTCGGCCTCACGCTCGCGACCGCGCCGCGCATGTACTGGGGCGTGCTCGTCGGCCTGCTGATGAACCTGAGTCACTTCCTGTACCAGCGCCTGCACCCGCGCATCATCGAGGTGGGGCTGCACCCCGACGGCAGCCTGCGCGACCGCCACCTGTGGCAGATCGCCCCGCTGGCCCCCCGGGTGCTTGCGCTGCGTATGGATGCGGAGCTGGACTTTGCCTCCGCCAACGCGCTGGAGCGCCGCGTAGCCGACGAGCTGGCCCAGCGCTCAGACATTCAGCACCTGTGCCTGTTCGCGCTGCCCATCAACCGTATCGACGTGACCGGCGTGGAGGCCTTCATGCGCCTGCGCGCGTTGCTGCAAAGCCACGGCGGCATGCTGCACGTGAGTGGAATCAAACTGCCCGTGCAGCGCACCCTCGAGAATGCGGGGGCCCTCGCGCCCGGCCCCAACTTCATCACGTACCGGACCGATGCTGAGGCCATCGCAGCACTGCAGCAGACGGCCGCCGAAAACAGCCCGGCGTAG
- a CDS encoding GGDEF domain-containing protein produces the protein MTDLASSASVRLRDLSLATAHALVAQSLGSEAALYEQSPALYLQNLINGLCELSLKDPLTGLPNRRHVHGVLERELDRVARSGEAALLLMLDIDHFKQVNDCHGHLAGDIVLQSVARTLESCVRPMDTVSRYGGEEFAIVLPACQFGFGRVVAERVRRAIESTPVYVSPSLTLNVTVSIGGAFALQWIRSTTALWTDRADAELYKAKLSGRNRVSIEDQPDSSVSAEEKSLLFGPLYTPTGWGDLPPPLDPSPSSAY, from the coding sequence GTGACCGATCTCGCGTCCTCAGCTTCCGTTCGTCTGCGTGACCTGAGCCTGGCCACGGCACATGCGCTGGTGGCCCAATCGCTGGGCTCCGAAGCGGCGCTGTACGAACAGTCGCCGGCGCTGTACCTGCAGAACCTGATCAACGGCCTGTGCGAGCTCTCGCTCAAGGATCCTCTCACCGGCCTGCCCAACCGGCGCCACGTGCATGGGGTGCTCGAACGCGAGCTCGACCGCGTCGCCCGCTCGGGAGAGGCGGCGCTGCTGCTCATGCTCGACATCGACCATTTCAAGCAGGTCAACGACTGCCATGGCCACCTCGCGGGCGACATCGTGCTGCAGTCGGTCGCGCGCACGCTCGAATCGTGCGTGCGCCCCATGGACACCGTGTCCCGCTACGGCGGGGAAGAATTCGCCATCGTGCTGCCCGCATGCCAGTTCGGCTTCGGCCGCGTGGTTGCCGAGCGCGTGCGCCGCGCGATCGAGTCCACGCCCGTGTACGTTTCCCCGTCGCTGACGCTAAACGTCACCGTCAGCATCGGCGGCGCCTTCGCACTGCAGTGGATCCGCAGCACCACCGCGCTGTGGACCGACCGCGCCGATGCCGAGTTGTACAAGGCCAAGCTTTCCGGCCGCAACCGCGTCAGCATCGAGGACCAGCCCGACAGCAGCGTGAGCGCGGAGGAAAAGAGTTTGCTGTTCGGCCCGCTATACACCCCCACGGGCTGGGGCGACCTGCCCCCGCCCCTGGACCCATCCCCAAGCAGCGCCTATTGA
- a CDS encoding MinD/ParA family protein, translating to MTDALSPQPTPSAGATAPATAPTPVAAAPVDARIIAVTSGKGGVGKTFVSANLAAALTRRGLRVLVLDADLGLANLDVVLNLHPKTTLHDVFTGKAQLEDAVIKAPGGFSVVLAGSGMVEYSRLTPEVRNEFFNVIQTLAPQYDVVLLDTGAGISDVVLFSVSLAQEVLIVATPEPTSLTDAYAAIKVLATQQKRQHVRMVVNQAARAGDGRAITGQLQQVLDRFVTTDSGRPVRLIHMGDIPADSSVREAVMRRQLLMLQMPGCPAALAVAQLANKLESTLLKPAGNP from the coding sequence ATGACCGACGCGCTGTCCCCACAACCGACACCTTCCGCCGGCGCCACCGCCCCGGCCACCGCCCCCACGCCTGTCGCCGCGGCGCCGGTCGACGCGCGCATCATTGCCGTCACCAGCGGCAAGGGCGGCGTCGGAAAGACCTTCGTATCGGCGAACCTGGCCGCCGCGCTCACCCGCCGCGGGCTGCGCGTGCTGGTGCTGGACGCCGACCTGGGCCTGGCCAACCTGGACGTGGTGCTGAACCTGCACCCAAAGACCACGCTGCACGACGTGTTCACCGGCAAGGCCCAGCTGGAGGACGCCGTGATCAAGGCCCCCGGCGGCTTTTCCGTGGTGCTGGCCGGCTCGGGCATGGTCGAGTATTCGCGCCTCACGCCCGAGGTGCGCAACGAGTTCTTCAACGTCATCCAGACCCTGGCGCCGCAGTACGACGTGGTGCTGCTGGACACCGGCGCCGGCATCTCCGACGTGGTGCTGTTTTCCGTGTCGCTGGCCCAGGAAGTGCTCATCGTGGCCACGCCCGAGCCCACCTCGCTCACGGACGCCTACGCCGCGATCAAGGTGCTGGCCACCCAGCAGAAGCGCCAGCACGTGCGCATGGTGGTGAACCAGGCCGCACGCGCCGGCGACGGGCGCGCCATCACCGGCCAGCTGCAGCAGGTGCTGGACCGCTTCGTGACCACCGACTCGGGCCGCCCCGTGCGCCTGATCCACATGGGCGACATCCCGGCCGACTCCTCGGTGCGCGAGGCCGTGATGCGCCGCCAGCTGCTGATGCTGCAGATGCCCGGCTGCCCGGCCGCCCTGGCCGTGGCGCAGCTGGCCAACAAGCTCGAATCCACGCTGCTCAAGCCTGCGGGCAACCCATAA